One segment of bacterium DNA contains the following:
- the aroF gene encoding 3-deoxy-7-phosphoheptulonate synthase — translation MADIIIMSSTATKKDIDNVIKKIKSFGFDVNYSEGAEKTIIGLIGDTRGVPDEVFKILPGVSNVISILKEYKLASREFRPEDTIIKIGDLKIGGDNLTIIAGPCSIESEQQLLKTAKLVQNSGAKMLRGGAFKPRTSPYSFDGLGFEGLQILREAKRKYNIPVITEVLSPEEVDGVMEVADILQIGTRNMFNYRLLQKVGKVKKPVLLKRAFSATISEFLSCTEYILKGGNKEVILCERGIRTFDSHFTRNTLDLCAVPVLKKETHLPVFVDPSHGTGRRDLILPMSKAAIAAGADGLIIEVHPQPEMALSDGFQSLNPEMFADFMKEIEPVAKAVGKKL, via the coding sequence ATGGCTGATATAATTATAATGAGTTCAACTGCTACTAAAAAGGATATAGATAACGTAATAAAAAAGATTAAATCTTTTGGTTTTGATGTAAATTATAGTGAAGGTGCTGAAAAAACTATTATAGGTCTTATTGGAGATACAAGAGGAGTGCCTGATGAAGTTTTCAAAATCCTTCCCGGTGTTTCAAACGTAATAAGTATCTTAAAAGAGTACAAACTTGCAAGTAGAGAGTTCCGCCCAGAAGATACTATTATAAAAATCGGTGACCTAAAAATTGGAGGAGACAACCTTACCATTATTGCAGGACCTTGCTCAATAGAAAGTGAACAACAACTATTAAAAACTGCAAAACTTGTTCAAAACTCTGGAGCAAAGATGTTAAGAGGAGGCGCATTTAAACCAAGAACTTCTCCTTATTCTTTTGACGGACTTGGTTTTGAAGGGCTTCAAATTCTTAGAGAAGCAAAAAGAAAATATAATATACCAGTAATCACAGAGGTTCTTTCTCCCGAAGAGGTTGACGGAGTTATGGAAGTAGCAGATATTTTACAGATAGGAACAAGAAATATGTTCAATTATAGGTTGTTGCAGAAGGTTGGAAAAGTAAAAAAACCTGTCCTTCTAAAGAGAGCTTTTTCTGCAACAATTTCAGAATTTTTAAGTTGTACAGAATATATTTTAAAAGGTGGAAACAAAGAAGTAATACTTTGTGAAAGAGGTATAAGAACATTTGATTCCCACTTTACAAGAAACACCCTTGACCTGTGTGCGGTGCCAGTATTAAAAAAAGAGACTCACCTTCCTGTCTTTGTTGACCCAAGCCATGGAACAGGCAGAAGAGACCTTATATTGCCTATGAGTAAAGCGGCTATTGCTGCAGGGGCAGATGGACTTATTATAGAGGTTCATCCACAACCAGAGATGGCCCTTTCTGATGGTTTCCAATCTTTAAATCCTGAAATGTTTGCAGATTTTATGAAAGAAATTGAGCCTGTTGCTAAAGCAGTTGGTAAAAAACTCTAA
- a CDS encoding DUF47 family protein has product MSEKIEPRKVWFSFFRRKTNAIYLMVEEYLLQMYESIRLFNKTISIYFEEGITDLFIKLIDETHSAESKADDTRRDIEISFYEKSLIPESRGDILEVIESIDKVFNKAQSVLYQIETESLLIPDEFHTEFKNLIDINMEAYVSAIKGFKILFTNTRDVKNCVKEVDEKESFSDRKERELIRMIFSSEYQLGEKILLKELVTEIGCISDLSEEVADVLSIIAVKRMI; this is encoded by the coding sequence ATGTCTGAAAAAATAGAACCAAGGAAAGTTTGGTTTTCTTTCTTTAGAAGAAAAACCAATGCCATATATCTTATGGTTGAAGAGTATCTTTTACAGATGTATGAAAGTATACGGCTTTTTAATAAAACCATATCAATATATTTTGAAGAAGGAATAACAGACCTATTTATAAAACTTATAGATGAAACCCATTCAGCAGAGTCAAAAGCGGACGACACAAGACGAGATATAGAAATCTCCTTTTATGAAAAATCCCTTATTCCAGAATCAAGAGGAGATATTCTTGAAGTTATAGAATCGATAGACAAGGTTTTTAACAAAGCTCAATCTGTTCTGTATCAGATTGAAACAGAAAGCCTCTTAATTCCAGATGAGTTTCATACAGAATTCAAAAATCTTATAGATATAAATATGGAAGCTTATGTTAGTGCTATTAAAGGTTTTAAAATTCTTTTTACAAATACAAGGGATGTAAAAAATTGTGTAAAAGAAGTAGATGAGAAAGAGAGTTTTTCTGATAGAAAAGAGAGGGAACTTATTAGAATGATTTTTTCTTCAGAATACCAACTTGGAGAAAAAATACTCCTTAAAGAACTTGTTACTGAGATAGGTTGTATCTCAGACCTTTCTGAAGAAGTAGCAGATGTTCTTAGTATTATTGCAGTAAAAAGAATGATATAA